The Sphingomonas naphthae nucleotide sequence GTCGAGCGCCTTGACCAGCCAGTTGGCGCTGGCGAGGCAATCGGCCAGCCACGCCTTGCTCTCGCGATTTTGAGGGCCGCCCTGCAACTCGCTGTAATAGCTGCGATTGACGAGCAGGCGGGGGAGGGTGGCGCCGTTCAGTTCGACCGCCCAGCCGGGGCCGCGCCGCATGACGTGGATGTCGGGCGACACCGCCTCGATCCGGGTCGATCCGAAGCGCAGGCCGGGTTTGGGATCGTAGGCGCGCAGCTCGCGGATCATGTCGGCGAAATCCTCCTCGTCCACGCCGCACATCCGGCGGAGCTGGGGCAAGGCGCCGCGCGCGAGCAGGTCGAGATTGGCGATCAGGGTCGCCATGGCGGGGTCGTAGCGGTCGGCCTCGCGCGCCTGGAGGGCGATGCACTCGGCCAGGCCGCGCGCGCCGACGCCGGTCGGGTCGAGCCCGTGGATCACACCCAGCACCCGCTCGACATGATGGAGCGCCACGTCGAGCCGCTGCGCCACCTCGGGCAACGGCACCGTGAGGTAACCCGCCTCGTCGATCTGGTCGATCAGGTGGAGCGCGATGGCGAGATCGACGCCCGACAGCTGCTCGCCCGCCTGCGCCGCCAGATGCTCGGCCAGACTGGGCGGCGCGGCGCCGAGCAGGTCGAGGTCGGGCATCTCCTCGCCGCCCGGGCCGGCGATGCCCTCGGTCGAGGGGCCGGGGCTGTCGGCGACGCTGTCGTGATGAAAGGTCTCGGCGGCATAATCCGCGTCGAGCGGCGCGTCGGCGATGGCGTCGCCGGCCTCGATCAGCCGGTCGGCTGTGACGGGTTCGTCGGGCGGGCCGTCGTCCATCGTCGAAGGGTCGGGCGCTTCGGCGGCGGCCTCGCGCTCGTCGGCGACGCCGCCGGTTTCGAGCAGGGGGTTCTTGTCGATCTCCTCGGCGATGAACCCCTCGATCTCCAGATTGGAGAGCGCGAGCAGGCGGATCGCCTGCTGCAACTGCGGGGTCATCACCAGCGATTGCGACTGGCGGATGTCGAGGCGGGGGGCGAGGCTCATCCTCGCAGGCCGCTACGCGGCGGCGGCACCGGCCCGCACCCCCACCCGACCGCCCGACGGAAGTATCATGTGGGCGGTCGGGTGGGGGTGCGGGCCGGTGCGGCTCATCAAACTACAGCGCGAAGCTCTCGCCGAGATAGAGGCGGCGCACGTCCGGGTTGCGGACCAGATCGGCCGGCGCGCCCTGAAACAGCACCCGGCCGTCGTAGATGATGCAGGCGCGATCGACGATATCGAGCGTCTCGCGGACATTGTGATCGGTGATGAGCACGCCGATGTCGCGCCGTTTCAGATCCTTCACCAGATCGCGGATGTCCGCGATCGAGATCGGGTCGATGCCGGCGAAGGGCTCGTCGAGCAGCATGATCGAGGGATTGGCCGCCAGCGCGCGCGCGATCTCGCAGCGCCGCCGCTCGCCGCCCGACAGCGCCATGGCGGAGCTGTCGCGCAACTTCTCCAGGTGGAATTCGGCCAACAGCTCGTCCAGCCGCCGCTCGCGCGCGGCGCGATCGGGCATGGCGATTTCCAGCACGGTGCGGATGTTCTGCGCCACCGTCAGCCCGCGGAAGATCGAGGTTTCCTGCGGCAGATAGCCGAGACCCAGGATCGCGCGGCGGTACATCGGCAGGCCGGTGATATCGTCGCCGTCGAGCAGGATGCGGCCCGCGTCCGGCTTGGCCAGACCCATCACCGAATAGAAACAGGTCGTCTTGCCAGCGCCGTTCGGCCCGAGCAGCCCGACCACCTCGCCGCGCGCCACGGAGAGCGACACGTCGGTCAGCACCTGACGGCGATCATAGGCCTTGGCGATCGAGACGATCTCCAGACCGCTCGATTCCGGCAGCCGTTCCAATGTGTCGATATCCGCCATGCTACCTCGCTGTGCGCGATCCCCGTACCGCACCGGCGGCGTGAAGAGCAAGATTCATGCCGCCCGGCTCGGCCCGTTTCGGATCAACCTGTGGCTTTGTGCGGTCAGTTGGTCCGCTGGGGCACGCTGAAGCGGCCCGTCACGCGGCCGCCGGCCACGCCGCCGGGTCCGGTGGTCGTGGCGTTGCCGGGCACCCGGCTGCCGTCCACGCTGGCGCGGCCGGTCGTCAGGTCGATCGTCAGGCGGGATCCGTTGACGTTGTTGGTGCCGCGCGTCACCCGCACGTTGCCGATCAGGGTCACGAGCCGGCGGTTGACGTCGTAGATGCCGAAATTGCCCTTGGCGGTCTCGGTGGGCGAGGTGACGGTCACGCCGCCCGAGGCGTCGATGCGCTGCACCTGCGGGTCGGCCCCGGCGGCGCGGGCGTAGGCGACGGTCATGCGCGGGGCGTCCATCGTCATGTCGCCCTGCTTCACCTTCACGTTGCCGGTGAAGATCGCGCGGTCGGCACGGTCCTGCAATTCGATCCGGTCGGCGGCGACATCCACGGGCGCGTTGGCATTATGCCCCTTCAGCGACGATACCGTGGCCGACTGGCCGATCGCGATGGCGGCCGGCAGGGTGGCGAGCATCAGGAACAGGGGAAGGCGCGCGGTCATTTCGCGGCCTTGGACTGGCCTTGGACGATATGCAAGCGGGCGCGGCCCTCCAGCACCACCACATGGCTGTTGAGATCGCCGGTCATGCGATCGGCGGTGAAGCGGCCGGTGGGGGATAGGCCGGAGACCGGCGTACGGCTGGCGAACTGGCGCGTCTTGAGATCGATATCGACATTGCGCGTATCGAGCCGGTAGCCGGTCGAATCGGACAGGCGCACCGGGCCGTCGATGGCGATCTTCTCGCTGTTCATGTCGTAGCGGCCCTGCGGCGCCACGGCGAGCGCCTCGCCATTGGGCTGGGCGAGGCGGGCGCGCAGGGTCTGCATCTTGACAACCGGATCGGCCGAGGTTTGCTGCACGGCCGAAGCGGCGGTCAGGTTGAACGGCTGGCCCTTGGCATCCTGCCCGCGATAGACCGCGCGGCTGAGGCGCATCCGCTCGTGCGCGATCTCAACCCGGTCCTTCGACAGCACGAAGCTGATGTCACGCTGGCTGGTGAGCGGCACCGCCGCCAGGAACAGCCCCAGCACCACTACCGCGAGCGGCAGCGCGACCCGCACCACGCGGATCAGCCTGTCGTGCGATCCGCCGGGCACGGCCCAGCCCTGCCGACGATCGCGGATGGTATCGGCGCGCGTGGCCATCAGGCGTGGGCGAAGATGTCGATTTCGGGCCAGCCGGCGAGATCCAGCTCGGCGCGGTGCGGCAGGAAATCGAAGCAGGCCTGCGCCAGTTCCATCCGGCCCTCGCGGATCAGCCGCTCGTCCAGCTTTACCTTCATCGCATGCAGGAAGCGCACGTCGGAGGCGGCATAATCCTTCTGCGCCTCCGAAAGCTCGGGCGCGCCCCAGTCGGACGATTGCTGCTGCTTGGACACATCCTGCCCGAGCAGTTCGCGCGCCAGCTCCTTCAGGCCGTGGCGATCGGTGTAGGTGCGGATCAGGCGCGAGGCGATCTTGGTGCAATAGACCGGGCCGGCCACCACGCCCATGTAATGGCGGATCGCCGCCAGATCGAAGCGGGCGAAATGGTAGAGCTTCAGCCGCGCCGGATCGGCCAGCACCGCGCGCAGGTTCGGCGCGGCATAGTCGCTGCCCGGCCCGAAGCGGACGAGATGCTCGTCGCCGCCCCCGTCCGAGATCTGGAGCAGGCACAGCCGGTCGCGCGGGGTGATGAGGCCCATCGTCTCGGTATCGACGGCGACGGGGCCGGGGGCGAGGACGCCCTCGGGCAGATCCTCTTCATGCAGGTAAACGCTCATCCGGCCCGCATAGGCCTGTGCGGCGTTCCGCTCAATGCGCGTTCTTCACGCGGGCTCAATGCGCCTTCTTCGCCTGCGCCCTGGCCTTTCGGCTGCGCTGCCACAGGTTGAGCATCTCGACCCCGCCCGAAAAGGCCATGGCGGTGTAGATATAGCCCTTGGGGATGTGCGCGCCGAAGCCCTCGGCGATCAGCACCATGCCGATCATCAGCAGGAAGCCGAGCGCCAGCATCACCACGCTGGGGTTGCGATTGATGAAGTTGGAGAGCGGATCGGCCGCCAGCAGCATCGCGCCCACCGCCACGATCACCGCCGCCACCATCACCGGCAGATCGTCGGTCATGCCCACCGCCGTCAGGATCGAATCGATCGAAAAGACCAGGTCGAGCGCGATGATCTGGGCGATGGCCGATCCGAAGCCGATGCCGACGGCGCGCGCGGTCGTCTCGCTCTCGTGCCCGCCATCGTCGTTCACGCTGTGCGAAATCTCGCGCGTCGCCTTCCACACCAGGAACAGCCCGCCCGCGAACAGGATGATGTCGCGCCAGGTGAAGCTCGTCTCGAACGAGGGCACGCGATGGTCGCCGGGCGGGCCGGTCAGCCCCAGATCGAACACCGGCTTCGTCAGCCCCATCACCCACGATATCGTGAACAGCAGCAGCAGGCGCATGACGAGCGCGAGGCCGATGCCGATGCGCCGGGCCTTCTGGCGCGTTTCGGGCGGCAGCTTGTTCGACAGGATCGCCACGAAGACGAGATTGTCGATGCCCAGCACCACCTCCATCACGATCAGCGTGAGGAGGGCCGCCCAGGCGGCGGGGTCCGAAAGCAGCTGTCCGATCTGGTCCATGAACAGGCTGATAAGGCGTGCCGGACAGGCGCGGCAAGTCTAACGAAAGAGTAACCAACCGGTTATTTCGTGACATTTTGCGACTCAAGCTGCGGCAAGGCGCGCTGTCCAGCCGATGAACCACCTGAACGGAAGCGAAACCGCTCGCAGTTCCCCTGTTTTTCCTTTAAACGGCCACATTGGCGCGTAACGGATCGCGCTGGGAGATTCGCGCCAGACGTCCGGCGCGGGCTTCTCGTTGGATCGGGCGTATTCGGGAAGAATTCTTAGGCATGAGTTTCGACAGAGGGCGACGCGGTCAGCGCGGCCGTGACAAGGGCTTCGGCGACGAAGGCGGTTTTGGCGGCGGTTTCGACGGCGGCTTCGGCGGTGGCGGTGATCGCTTCGGCGGCGGCGGCTTCGGCGGTGGCGGCGATCGCTTCGGCGGCGGCGGCGGCGGTGGTTACCGCGGCGGTGGCGGCGGTTTCGGCGGCGGCGGTGATCGCTTCGGCGGTGGCGGCGGCGGCGGTTTCCGTGGCGGCGGCGGCGGTGGTTTCGGCGGCGGCGGTGGCGGCTTCGGCGGCGGTCGTGGCGGCGGCGGCATGCCCCCCCAGGTGATCGGCGAAGGCAAGGGCGTCGTGAAGTTCTTCAACGGGCAGAAGGGCTTCGGCTTCATCGTCCGTGATGACGGCGGCGAGGACGTTTTCGTTCACATCTCGGCGGTCGAGCAGGCCGGCCTCACCGGTCTGGCTGATGGCCAGCCGCTGGGCTTCACGCTCGTCGATCGCGGCGGCCGCATCTCCGCGACCGATCTGAAGATCGATGGCGAGCCGATGGCGGTCGAAGATCGCGGTCCCCCGCGTGACGCCGCTGGCGCCCCCGGCGCGGCCCGTGGTGGCCCGCAGCGCCAGCTCACCGGCGAGAAGGCTTCCGGCACCGTGAAGTTCTTCAACCCGATGAAGGGCTTCGGCTTCATCCAGCGCGACGACGGCCAGCCCGACGCGTTCGTCCACATCTCCGCTGTGGAACGCGCCGGCATGACCAGCCTGAACGAGGGCGACCGCCTCGAGTTCGAACTCGAAGTCGATCGTCGCGGCAAGTACGCCGCGGTGAACCTCAGCGGCATCTGATCGCACACCCTAACGGGTAGAATGGCCCGGTCGCAGCGATGCGGCCGGGCTTTTTCGTGGCGGATGATGCGGATGTTATGGTTCTTTTCGCAAATGCGAGGTGGAGTTAGTGTGGGATCGATGGCGGGTCGCTCAATTGCCCCGAAATGCCTGTCATCCAGACCTACTTCAGTGGTTACCGTGAATGTACACGTTGGCCAATACACCTGCTGTAGCGGGGCTGTCAGAGAAAATTTATGCAGATGAAGAAGACCGCTGATCTAGAAAAGCATCTTTAAAATAGAAAAGCTGGCCTATTTCAAGAATCAGGCATAAGTTGTAGGTGTTTTGACTGTTGAGAGCTGTATATGTCGATCGGCGTCTCACGTCACGGATGAGTTGCAGCTATGGCCCAAGATTTACACGACGCGGCGAACAAGATTATATTTGATCGCAATGAGATGGCAACCATCGAACTTATCCTTGGAATGGGCCATGGGTACGTCCTCGATTTCAGCGATCGGACATTTAACGAGTTCGTTCGCAGGCATTGGAATCTTGACGCGACTGCCCCAACCTACATTGAGCTGGGCACATCGAAGGCCAATCGCCTTAGGGGTTTGCTTAGGGCGTTCAATGACCAAGCCCGCGCGGATGTTCTTCAGAAGTTCTTGGATTATCGAAATCATCCTACACGGGCGGACGATTTCGAAAGCGTTAACCCTGACGTCGAGAAGTCCTATGTGGACATCATTCAGCGGCTGATCGGGAATGAAGATGTAACTGATTCTGCAGGATGGACGGGGCGACCATCGCTTCAGGCACGAGTTGCCGCGATCAAAGTTATCGCTCCAATAGCTTTGGGTGAGCTTAAAAATTTAATTGATAGTGTCGAAGCAAGGCGCTTCAACGATCCTGAGACAGCAGATGCTCTCAGGCATCTAAAGGAACTGCATGGCGCTATAGGTCAGTTGATCGAGGCGATAGAGGATGGGCGGCCAATAGCCACAATAGTGTCTTCGATCGAACTGCACCGTAGTCAATTGTTGGATTCTGCTGAACGTGGCGCGAAGATTTTTGTAGTTGCTCCCGCGCTTGCGTTGGGAGTCGCGCACCTACTCTGCTGGATCAGTGGGACCACTATCGATTCGGGCATGATGAGCACGGTTTATGCTTCACTTGTCGGAGCTGACGCGCTTAGCGGTGTTGGACGAGAAATGAAGAGACGCGCTAAATAATGCCAACCGAGCGATCGTTTCTCTCAAATTAGACTGATACTGATTTCGGCGGCGTCATCCCAGCGATAAACTCCGGCGCTTAAATCGCCCTCACCACAATATCCCCCCCACCGGCTCCACCGCCGGCGGCGCCTCGCGGCCCAGGCCTTGCAGCAGGTCCGCCTCGATTGTCGTCGTCATCGCCAGCAGGGGCGCGTCGTGGATCGAGTTGGCGAAGGGATCGACCAGGTCGTCGCCGATCTGGAGGACGGCGAGGTACATGAAGCCCGCCACCGCCGAACCCACCGGCGTTGCCACGCCCAGCGTCTCGACCAGGCCGATCGGCAGCAGCACGCAGAACAGGCGGGTGAAGAAGGTGGGGAAGCTGCGATATTGCGCGGGCAGGGGGGTGTTCTTCAGCCGCTCCATGCCGCCCTGCGCGTTCGACATGTCGATGAACAGGCTTTCCAGCCGGCTCTGCTGGATGCTGTCGATCCAGCCCTTGCGATAGGCATCGGTGATCAGCAGGTCCGATCCGTCGAGCAAGCCGTTGGCCGGGTTGCGGCGCGCCAGTTCGGGATTGTCGCCGTTCGGCAGCGTGCGGCGCATCTCGGGGCCGGGGTCCTGCTTGCGAAGCTGGCAGCGCAGCACATGGACATAGGCGATCTGCCGCTCGATCAGGGTCGTGCGGAGCGAGGCGGCCTCGGGCGTGTCCGGGATCAGCGCCAGCACCGCGCGGGCGAAGCTGCGCGAGACGTTGACCATGCCGCCCCACAGCACGCGCGCCTCCCACCAGCGGGCGTAGGCGGAGTTCACCCGGAAGCCGAGGAACAGCGCCAGCGCGGTGCCGAAGATGGTGAGGGGCAGCGCCGGGGCGCGAAACGGCGAGATGAAATAAAAGACCGTAACCGTGACGTCCCACACGAAGAGCGCGATCAGCGCGCTCCACGCGGCCTGGAACGTCTGGCGGATACGGGGCGTCCGTCCGACGATCATGCGAGATACTGTACCGATAGGTTAAGAGGTGGGGGCGGCTTCGTCATCGAGTTTGAGCCACGCATGGCGCAATGCGAGGCAGCCGACAATACCCACCGCCTTGATCGTCGCCGCCTGAAGCGAGGGGGACTGGTCCGTGATGGCGAACCACAGGAAGCCGAGGCCCAGGATCAGCGCGGCGTAGATCGGCAGCGCCTCGATATCGTTCCAGGCGAGCGGGGGATCGGATTTGATCCGGGGGGCGGTGAGAGCCACCATAAGCCTACATCCTTCTCGAAAATGACGATGCCGCAATGCGACGCCCCACAAAAATGTTGCGTCGCACCCCGATCGTCAACCACCCGACAAGTGCGCAAGGCAGGTTTGCGTTTCGCGGTATTGCGATAATTTTTCGCAGAAATCCGGTCACACGCCGTTGATGTGGCAATGCTTTAATACAGGGGAGCAAGGTACATTCTATTGCACCGCAACATTGCAATCCTACGTTATCTCGCATGCGCGACCGCTTCTCGGAGATCCAATCCTTCCTCAAGATCGTCGAGGCCGGCAGCCTCTCCGAAGGCGCCCGCCGCCTCGGCCTGTCGCTCGCCGCGACCAGCCGGAGGCTGACCCAGCTGGAGACGCGGCTGGGCGTGCCGCTGATCCGCCGCAACAGCCGCCACCTGACCCTGACGGACGAGGGCGCGATCTTCTTCGACAAGGCGGGCCGTGCGCTCGCCGAGCTGGACGATGCCGAAGCGGCGGTGATGCGCACCGCGACCGACGCCTCC carries:
- a CDS encoding ribonuclease D; this translates as MSVYLHEEDLPEGVLAPGPVAVDTETMGLITPRDRLCLLQISDGGGDEHLVRFGPGSDYAAPNLRAVLADPARLKLYHFARFDLAAIRHYMGVVAGPVYCTKIASRLIRTYTDRHGLKELARELLGQDVSKQQQSSDWGAPELSEAQKDYAASDVRFLHAMKVKLDERLIREGRMELAQACFDFLPHRAELDLAGWPEIDIFAHA
- the rpoN gene encoding RNA polymerase factor sigma-54, with translation MSLAPRLDIRQSQSLVMTPQLQQAIRLLALSNLEIEGFIAEEIDKNPLLETGGVADEREAAAEAPDPSTMDDGPPDEPVTADRLIEAGDAIADAPLDADYAAETFHHDSVADSPGPSTEGIAGPGGEEMPDLDLLGAAPPSLAEHLAAQAGEQLSGVDLAIALHLIDQIDEAGYLTVPLPEVAQRLDVALHHVERVLGVIHGLDPTGVGARGLAECIALQAREADRYDPAMATLIANLDLLARGALPQLRRMCGVDEEDFADMIRELRAYDPKPGLRFGSTRIEAVSPDIHVMRRGPGWAVELNGATLPRLLVNRSYYSELQGGPQNRESKAWLADCLASANWLVKALDQRARTILKVASEIVTQQEAFFARGVAHLKPMTLKMVADAIGMHESTVSRVTSNKYLSCDRGLYELKYFFTSAIQSADGGEAASANAVKDRIARLIAAESPKDILSDDKLVDLLNAEGFGIARRTVAKYREAIGLGSSVQRRRQKALGA
- a CDS encoding bestrophin family protein, which translates into the protein MIVGRTPRIRQTFQAAWSALIALFVWDVTVTVFYFISPFRAPALPLTIFGTALALFLGFRVNSAYARWWEARVLWGGMVNVSRSFARAVLALIPDTPEAASLRTTLIERQIAYVHVLRCQLRKQDPGPEMRRTLPNGDNPELARRNPANGLLDGSDLLITDAYRKGWIDSIQQSRLESLFIDMSNAQGGMERLKNTPLPAQYRSFPTFFTRLFCVLLPIGLVETLGVATPVGSAVAGFMYLAVLQIGDDLVDPFANSIHDAPLLAMTTTIEADLLQGLGREAPPAVEPVGGILW
- a CDS encoding LptA/OstA family protein, with the translated sequence MTARLPLFLMLATLPAAIAIGQSATVSSLKGHNANAPVDVAADRIELQDRADRAIFTGNVKVKQGDMTMDAPRMTVAYARAAGADPQVQRIDASGGVTVTSPTETAKGNFGIYDVNRRLVTLIGNVRVTRGTNNVNGSRLTIDLTTGRASVDGSRVPGNATTTGPGGVAGGRVTGRFSVPQRTN
- the lptC gene encoding LPS export ABC transporter periplasmic protein LptC, whose protein sequence is MATRADTIRDRRQGWAVPGGSHDRLIRVVRVALPLAVVVLGLFLAAVPLTSQRDISFVLSKDRVEIAHERMRLSRAVYRGQDAKGQPFNLTAASAVQQTSADPVVKMQTLRARLAQPNGEALAVAPQGRYDMNSEKIAIDGPVRLSDSTGYRLDTRNVDIDLKTRQFASRTPVSGLSPTGRFTADRMTGDLNSHVVVLEGRARLHIVQGQSKAAK
- a CDS encoding TerC family protein, with protein sequence MDQIGQLLSDPAAWAALLTLIVMEVVLGIDNLVFVAILSNKLPPETRQKARRIGIGLALVMRLLLLFTISWVMGLTKPVFDLGLTGPPGDHRVPSFETSFTWRDIILFAGGLFLVWKATREISHSVNDDGGHESETTARAVGIGFGSAIAQIIALDLVFSIDSILTAVGMTDDLPVMVAAVIVAVGAMLLAADPLSNFINRNPSVVMLALGFLLMIGMVLIAEGFGAHIPKGYIYTAMAFSGGVEMLNLWQRSRKARAQAKKAH
- the lptB gene encoding LPS export ABC transporter ATP-binding protein; protein product: MADIDTLERLPESSGLEIVSIAKAYDRRQVLTDVSLSVARGEVVGLLGPNGAGKTTCFYSVMGLAKPDAGRILLDGDDITGLPMYRRAILGLGYLPQETSIFRGLTVAQNIRTVLEIAMPDRAARERRLDELLAEFHLEKLRDSSAMALSGGERRRCEIARALAANPSIMLLDEPFAGIDPISIADIRDLVKDLKRRDIGVLITDHNVRETLDIVDRACIIYDGRVLFQGAPADLVRNPDVRRLYLGESFAL
- a CDS encoding cold-shock protein: MSFDRGRRGQRGRDKGFGDEGGFGGGFDGGFGGGGDRFGGGGFGGGGDRFGGGGGGGYRGGGGGFGGGGDRFGGGGGGGFRGGGGGGFGGGGGGFGGGRGGGGMPPQVIGEGKGVVKFFNGQKGFGFIVRDDGGEDVFVHISAVEQAGLTGLADGQPLGFTLVDRGGRISATDLKIDGEPMAVEDRGPPRDAAGAPGAARGGPQRQLTGEKASGTVKFFNPMKGFGFIQRDDGQPDAFVHISAVERAGMTSLNEGDRLEFELEVDRRGKYAAVNLSGI